CATTTCACAAGAGTCACATTATTGGGTATAGTAAATAGGGATATTAGTGCACCGAGGTAGGTTTCATAAGGAACTTCTATGCTGGTGGTTTGGGCGATGGAAGAATGCAAAAAAAACAGCAAAGTTGACATAATTATTTTATTGTAGATTACGCTGGCAAAAGTTGTACTGCCAGCAAAAATGAGAAAAAAAACCTTATTCTAAGAAAAAAAACATATTTTTTTTACATCCTTTTTAATCAATACCGCTTAATCATGGAAACAGTACCGTTCAATGAGAAAAACTTAAAATACATCCTCATTCTCCTATTATTTCAGTCGATTTTGTATCACTTACTTGAGATCACTTAGTTATAGCCCATACCTACGAAAATAGATGTATCGAGCTTACCCAATCGAAGATAGAATAATGTGATACATTTCCTATAAAAATACTGCCTTAAAAGAGTATGCTGTTGACCCATGCAAATTTACTTTCTACGTAAAAACTGCGACTTTTTACAAAGAAAATATGACTTCTTACGTAAATACTGAGACTTTCTATTCAACAAGAAAAGTGGATGTCGCTCTTATATAGTGTTGAATAAAAGAAAGTACAAAATTTGTCATCGCTTTGCTATAAAATTTCAAATTGAATTTTTGGGTACGAATATTAAAATCTGAGCGGCATTAAGAGCTCCGTTTTTCTATAAATCCCTTCAATAATAAATATTTTCTGTATCCTAAGTGGGTTTCGGCAATAGTATTGAGTGGAACACCTAATTGGTTCAGTTGAAAAATGTTGTCTTTGTCGTAGATAAATTGTTGAATTACGCCTTTGGGTTTTCCCAATTTTATTCTTCTTTCTTTTCGTGCTTTTAGCCCTTCTATGTTTTTTTTGATATAAAATCTCTTTCCAATTCTGCAACCGTTGAAAATATGGCGAGCAAAACCTTATTAGTCATATCACGTTGATTGCTTGGGTCAAGAGTAAACCTTGTTTAATAAGTAAGAATGACTTTACACTTTTTGGTTTAAATGAGTTCCTCAATAATTTGTAAAACCTCCTTGATTGACCTACCTAGTCGAGAAAGTTCAGAAACAATAAGAGGCTGTTTAAATTTTATTCAATAAATGTTTTATGGCAGAGATTTTTAATACTTCTTCTGCAGTTCTCATTAATAATTCATAATTGCGACATAATCTTCGGTCATTATCAAACTAAGCAAAGGTTCTCTCAATAATCCATCTCTTAGATATTGGCTCAAAAGAATTGTTTAGTTTGTCTGTCCTTAGAGTAATTTTAAGCATATATCCGAATTTTTTCTTTATCTCGGCTACCAAACTCCCTCGATAACCACCATCAGCCAAGATAATTTTAACTACTGTTACCATTATAGCAATCAAAAAAACATTTTTATCTATCACTACATGCCGTCCAATACCCTTTACCTTCAATAAACAATATTATAATGTGATAAATACGTTATAAAACCATAAAAGCCTAGTCAGAGTGCCTTAATTATCAATTTTATTTCAGAAATAAGGTCTCTGTATTCCTTAACTGTCAAGATTTCTGAATTTTGTTTCAATAAATTAAGTATTTTTTCCTTTACTACCAATGGCTGATTAGCCTTTTTGGGCTCCCCTACCCCTGCTTTTAATTCGCCTGTCTTGCCAAACTCAATTACTTCTGCTTTAGTTAAAAGTGATTTTCCTTGTAATACTTCTGTTCTTAAATCAGCAGGTAAGTTCTCTACACTCTTGGCGAAAAGAGCGTCATTCCTAATCGTCTTTTCTGAGATATTAAATTCCTTTGCCAAGTCTTGTGCAGTGGTTGTTTTTTCATAATGGTAAATTTTGCCATTATGCTTTTCATTAGCATTTTTATCCTCTGTTGATGCTTCGTTTTCATAATGGAAAATTTTACCATTATGCTCATCTCGCTCATACTTACCTTTTTCTTTCTTCAATGAAAGATATTTTAGACCCCTAAAATATGAGATTTGTTCAGGGTTTAAGTTTCTTCGGCCAAGCTGGTGATTAATCATATAATCTTTGGCCGAATCCATTGTCTCAAACTTTAATGGACTCGAAATCTTAAAGTCTACTAAATGATTCTTACAAATTTCATAGCGATTATGTCCATCTAAAATCACATAAACAGGGTTTTCCATCTCTGAAATACCAGCAATCTTCTCAGTTGTTAGCCAAATCGTCAATGGGTCTTTACATCCATGTTCGAGTATATTATTTTCAAGTTGCTGAAATTCCTCCTTAGTCAATGCTGGAATAAATCTTTTAAGTTCATCGACAACAATTAGGCTTTTCTTTATCT
This region of Emticicia oligotrophica DSM 17448 genomic DNA includes:
- a CDS encoding HTH domain-containing protein; this translates as MAKKVDFMAGFNQATQNLPVSAFSEQEKIKKSLIVVDELKRFIPALTKEEFQQLENNILEHGCKDPLTIWLTTEKIAGISEMENPVYVILDGHNRYEICKNHLVDFKISSPLKFETMDSAKDYMINHQLGRRNLNPEQISYFRGLKYLSLKKEKGKYERDEHNGKIFHYENEASTEDKNANEKHNGKIYHYEKTTTAQDLAKEFNISEKTIRNDALFAKSVENLPADLRTEVLQGKSLLTKAEVIEFGKTGELKAGVGEPKKANQPLVVKEKILNLLKQNSEILTVKEYRDLISEIKLIIKAL